The window ACCGTCAAATACGCGAGTCTCGGGCAAATCACAAATGCGCTTTATGAAGTCGGGGGGAAATACCGCCGGAATATGTAACTTGCAAACGGCGAACGTTCAGTATATTTTATGTGGAGAGGTTGAATGCGGCCTCTCCCTTATTTTTTTCATAAAATCGTTTATAATGGTGGATGGGTATGAAAACGAAAGGAAGGTGCTTCGCGTGGGGCTTAACGTTTCGAAGGAAATGAAGAAAGAATTGTCGATGGTCGACCTCGCTTTCGAAATTTTGAAGGCGGAGAAACAACCGCTGCCGTTTCAGGAGCTTGCCGATCAAATCAAAAAAGCGAAAGCTTTCTCTAAAGAGGACGCCGCTGAACACATCGCTCGCTTTTATACAAATATGAACGTGGACGGCCGTTTCAAATTCATCGGCGAGAATCATTGGGGATTGAAACAATGGTATCCGTTCGATCAAAACAAAGATGACATCGAAATTCCGAAACCGAAACGGAAAAGAAAGAAAAAGAAAGAGCCGAAAGTTCTCGAGGACGAAGACTACGATGACGATAATGACGTTGGCGCGGACGACGATTATGAGGACGAGATCGAAGATTATGAGGATTTTGATGAGGATCTTTACGACGATGAGGAAGACGAGACTTATCAGGATGACGAAGAAGAAAATGATTGATCCCGCTTGACTTTTTGTCCCTTGCTCGGTACAATCATTTTTGGGCTTAACAGGAATTCAATGAACGCCAATATAAGCGAAAGCGGCCCCGTGCGTGCGCGGAGTCGCTTTTGTTTTTTTTATATTTTTACCGTATCGAAAGCGGATTACTGTCGCAACTGCAGCACTTTTTTCTAATCATAGTTATTTGGGAAGGGGCGGTTTTCATGTCAACGAAATACATCTTCGTGACCGGCGGTGTTGTATCCTCGCTCGGCAAGGGCATTACGGCGGCATCACTCGGCCGGTTGTTGAAAAACCGGGGATTGAAGGTGACCATTCAAAAATTCGATCCTTACATTAACGTGGATCCGGGTACGATGAGTCCGTACCAGCACGGGGAAGTTTTCGTAACGGACGACGGCGCGGAAACCGACCTTGATCTCGGTCATTACGAACGGTTTATCGACATCAACTTGAGCCAGTACAGCAACGTTACGACAGGTAAAATTTACTCGGCAGTGATTCGCAAAGAACGGCGCGGCGATTACTTAGGCGGTACGGTTCAAGTCATTCCGCACGTGACGAATGAAATCAAAGAACGCGTGTTCAGGGCCGGGAAAGAGACGAATTCGGACGTCGTCATCACCGAGATCGGCGGAACCGTCGGCGACATTGAAAGCTTGCCGTTTTTGGAAGCGATTCGCCAGATCAAGAGCGACATCGGCGTGGACAATGTGATGTACATTCATTGTACGCTCGTGCCTTACTTAAAGGCGGCCGGGGAAATGAAAACGAAACCGACCCAACACAGTGTGAAGGAACTCCGCAGCATCGGGATTCAACCGAATGTCATTGTCGCCCGCACGGAAATGCCGATTTCCGAAGACATGAAAAACAAAATCGCTTTGTTTTGCGACATCGATCCGGCTGCGGTTATTGAAGCGCGCGATGCTGACACGTTGTATGAAGTTCCCTTGCACTTGCAAGCGCAACATTTGGATGACATCGTTTGCCGCCATTTGAAGTTGAATAACGGGGAAGCCGACATGGCGGAATGGAAAGCGCTCGTCAACAAAGTGATGAATTTGTCCGGCCGCAAGACGATTGCCATTGTCGGGAAATATGTGGCGCTTCAGGACGCTTACATTTCCATTGTGGAAGCGTTGCGTCATGCCGGATATGCTTTCGATACGGAAATCGACATCAAATGGATCGCTTCAGAAGACATTCACAGCGACAATGCCGGCGAATGGCTCGGGGACGTTGACGGCATTCTCGTTCCTTACGGTTTCGGGGATCGCGGAACGGACGGAAAAATCGAAGCGATCCATTACGCGCGTGTCAACAACATTCCGTTTTTCGGCATCTGCCTCGGCATGCAGCTGGCTTCGGTCGAGTTTGCGCGGAACGTTTTAAATTGGAAAGAGGCGCATTCGGCAGAAATCTGCCCGGAAACGCCTTTTCCGATCATCGATTTGCTCCCGGAGCAGAAGGAAATCGAAGATCTCGGCGGGACGCTTCGGCTCGGCCTTTATCCTTGCAAGCTGAAAGAAGGCTCAAAAGCATGGCAGGCCTATAACGAACCGGTGATTTACGAACGCCACCGCCACCGGTACGAATTCAATAATGAATTTCGCGATCGAATGGAAAACGCCGGATTCGTTATTTCCGGAACGAGTCCGGACGGACGGCTGGTCGAAATTGTCGAGTTGGAAAACCATCCGTGGTTTGTCGCTTCTCAGTTCCATCCCGAATTTGTTTCACGGCCGACGCGCCCGCACCCATTGTTCCGCGACTTCATCCAAGCGGCGATCGGCGGCGGCAACGTATAGACCAGACGATTCAAGCACGCGGAGGAACCCCTCAGTTCTTCCGCGTGTTTTTTTGCGGCGAATTTTTCAAAATCCACTTATTTTCGAGGCGAATCCGCTTCTATTCTCTCCTCTCCTTTTACAGAAATACGAAAAATTAGAGGAAAAAGGGCAGTTTTCACGAATTTAATAAAAAGGGGTCATGTGTAGAATGTGAAAGGAGACGGACTTCTACTATGGGTAATGAGAGCTGGAAGAACAGAAAAATTCTCATTGTGGACGATCAATACGGCATTCGTGTCTTGCTCAAGGAAATTTTACAGACGGAGGGGTTCCGAACCTTCCAGGCTTCAAACGGCATTCAAGCATTGTCGATGGTCGAGCGGCACCATCCGGATCTTATTTTGCTGGACATGAAGATTCCGAACATGGACGGGTTGGAGATTTTGAAACGCGTCAACGAACAAGATTTCCAAACGAAGGTCATCATCATGACTGCTTACGGGGAGCTGGACATGATTGAAGAAGCGATGAGGCGCGGAGCACTCACGTATTTCTCGAAACCGTTCGACATTGAAGAAGTGCTCAATCTGATCAAGAAAGAACTCGCTTGATTCGCTGTCGATGACGGAATGAAAACAGATTCTCTTCCCGAACGGACCGTGCAGGCTTGAGAGATGAAGAAGATTAAGATAGAATGGATGCGATAGACTTACATACAACTTATCGGCAAGAGATGATATAGAACGAGCAGGAAACGAACTGTTTGGGATGGGTCCACTGACCCGAGAGAAATGAAGGAGGAAGAGAGATGCCGTTGGTTTCAATGAAAAAAATGTTGGAGGACGCGAAAGCCGGGGGGTATGCGGTCGGTCAGTTTAATTTGAACAACTTGGAATTCACGCAAGCCATCCTGCAAGCAGCGGAAGCCGAGCAGTCACCAGTGATTTGCGGAGTTTCCGAAGGAGCCGCGCGTTACATGGGCGGTTTCAAGACGGTCGTGGATATGGTGAAAGCGTTGATGGAAGAATACGGAATTACGGTTCCGGCGGCGATTCACCTTGATCACGGATCGAGTTTCGAAAAATGCATACAAGCGATCAAAGCTGGATTTACTTCCGTAATGATCGACGGGTCCGCTTATCCGCTTGACGAAAATATTGCAGTGACGAAACAAGTCGTTGCCGCGGCTCATGCGGTCGGGGTATCCGTAGAAGCGGAACTCGGGCGCGTCGGCGGACAGGAAGACGATGTCATCGTTCCTGAAGAAGTGTATGCCGTGCCTGAAGAGTGCCGGCAGCTCGTCGAGGCCACCGGCGTCGATTGCTTGGCTCCCGCGCTCGGATCGGTACACGGACCGTACAAAGGCGAGCCGAATCTCGGGTTCAAAGAAATGGAGGAAGTGCAGAACATTACGAAACTCCCTCTCGTTTTGCACGGCGGCACGGGAATACCGACCGCCGATATCCAGCGGGCCATTTCCCTCGGAACGGCAAAGATCAACGTCAATACGGAAAGCCAAATCTCGTCGGCGAAACGGGTACGGGAAGTATTGGCCGAAAACCCCGATCTGTACGATCCGCGTAAATATATGGGACCCGCGCGCGAAGCCATCAAAGAAACGGTTATCAACAAGATGCGTGAGTTTGGATCTTCGGGAAAAGCTTAAATGATTGCCCGTCCTTATAAGAAAATGAGCTCAAGAGGTGAACAGCATTGAATTTTTTTATTGATACGGCGAACTTAGATGAAATTCGCGAGGCGAACGCGCTCGGCATTCTCGCCGGGGTAACGACAAACCCGAGCCTGGTGGCCAAAGAAGGCGCTGATTTTCATGAACGGCTGCGCGAGATTACGAGCATCGTTTCCGGCTCCGTCAGCGCGGAAGTCGTTTCTGAGAAAGCGGAGGACATGGTCGAAGAAGGAAAAGAACTGGCGGCAATTGCCCCAAACATTACTGTGAAAGTGCCGATGACGCTGGAAGGCTTGAAAGCGGTGAAGGCTTTTTCCGATCTCGACATCGATACGAACGTCACATTGATTTTTTCCGCCAATCAAGCGTTGCTGGCTGCGCGTGCCGGCGCCACATATGTGTCCCCGTTTTTGGGAAGACTGGATGATATCGGACATGACGGCTTAGCGCTGATCTCGCAAATCGCCGAAATTTTTGATTTGCACGAAATTCCGACGAATATCATCGCTGCGTCGATCCGGCATCCGGTTCATGTGACGGAAGCAGCCGCACGCGGCGCGCATATTGCAACTACTCCGTTTAAAGTGATTCAACAGCTCGTCAAACATCCTCTAACCGATCAAGGAATCGACAAATTTCTTGCAGACTGGGAGAAACATCAAGGAAAGTAAACGAACTTTCCGGGTTGGTCGACGCTTGCCGCAGGGTTTCCGGAAACCGCGGGAATCCCGCTTGTTCTCCAGCCGCGGGCAAGGGTACCAGCTTTCTTTCGAAGGGAGTCCGATTGATCATGGAGAAGTTACTGATCGAAGGCGGCCATCCGTTGAACGGGACCGTTCAGATCAGCGGAGCAAAAAACAGTGCCGTAGCTTTGATTCCGGCGGCGATATTGGCCCATTCACCCGTAACGATCGATTATTTGCCCGATATATCCGATGTACGCATTTTGTCGCAATTGCTTGAGGAAATCGGCGGCGAGGTCCGTTACGAAGACCAGACGCTGACCGTCAATCCGGAGCAAATGATATCGATGCCGCTGCCAAACGGCCGCGTAAAGAAGCTTCGGGCGTCTTACTATTTGATGGGGGCGATGCTCGGCCGCTTCAAGAAAGCCGTGATCGGATTGCCGGGCGGCTGTAATATCGGTCCGCGTCCCATCGATCAACATATTAAAGGGTTCGAAGCGCTCGGAGCGAAGGTGACGAACGAACAAGGAGCGATCTATTTGCGCGCCGAGGAACTGACGGGCGCTAGAATCTATCTTGACGTTGTCAGCGTTGGCGCGACGATCAATATTATGCTTGCCGCCGTCAAGGCAAAAGGACGAACCGTCATTGAAAATGCCGCAAAAGAGCCGGAAATCATTGATGTCGCCACCCTGCTTTCAAGCATGGGAGCAAGAATCAAGGGCGCTGGAACGGACGTCATCCGTATCGACGGTGTCGAAGAGCTGCACGGCTGCCGCCATTCGATCATTCCCGACCGAATAGAAGCTGGAACGTTCATGATTGCCGCGGCTGCGATGGGCGACGAAGTGTTGATTGACAACGTCATCCCTCAACACGTCGAGTCCTTAACCGCAAAGCTGCGTGAAATGGGTGTGAACATCGAATTCGGCGATGATCAAATCATGATCCGCCGAAACGACGATTTGAAACATATCGACATCAAGACGCTTGTGTATCCGGGATTTCCAACGGATTTGCAGCAGCCGCTGACATCGTTGTTAACGCGAGCAAAGGGAACAAGTCTCGTAACCGAGACGATTTATACGTCCCGTTTCAAGCATATCGACGAGTTGCGGCGGATGGGCGCCGATTTGAAAGTGGAAGGCAATTCGGCGATCATCAACGGTCCGTTGCGTTTGCAAGGAGCGAAAGTGAAGGCTACGGACTTGCGCGCCGGCGCTTCACTCGTCGTTGCCGGGTTGATGGCCGAAGGGGTGACCGAGATCTCCGGCCTCGAATATATCGACCGCGGCTACAGCGGACTTGTAGAAAAGCTGTCCGGTCTCGGGGCGAACATTTGGCGTGAAGATAAAGAATCTGAAGAGGAAGAACAGCTGTCGACTACATAGGCGGCCGGAAAACGGGCAGTCGTTTCGAATGGTACAATGGATGGCTGCCGTCATGTGGATCCATTGTGCCTGATCGTTATTAAACTGTTGAAGGGGAATGAACATGGAACGAAGCTTGTCAATGGAACTGGTCAGGGTTACGGAAGCTGCAGCCTTGGCATCGGCAAGGTGGATGGGTCTCGGTCAAAAGGAAGCGGCTGACGATGCGGCGACAACGGCGATGCGCAACGTGTTCGATACGATTCCGATGAAAGGTACGGTTGTCATCGGCGAAGGAGAACGCGATGAAGCGCCGATGCTCTATATCGGCGAAAAGCTCGGAACCGGTTACGGTCCGCGCGTAGATGTCGCGGTAGATCCCGTCGAAGGTACGGACATCGTAGCGGACGGAACGTGGAACGCGTTAACGGTGATCGCCATTGCCGATCACGGCTGTTTGCTGCATGCACCGGACATGTATATGCAAAAAATCGCCGTCGGACCCGAAGCGATCGGAAAAATTGACATTGATGCACCAATTCTCGATAATTTGAAGGCGGTTGCAAAAGCAAAAGGCAAAGACATCGAGGATCTCGTCGTAACTGTATTGAATCGTCCGCGTCATCAAGAGATCATTCGCGAAATTCGCGAAGCCGGAGCTCGAATCAAGCTCATTCCCGCCGGCGACGTTGCGGCTGCCATGAATACGGCATTCGAGAACACAGGCGTCGATCTGCTTCTTGGAACCGGCGGTGCTCCCGAAGGGGTGCTGGCTGCCGTTGCCTTGAAATGCCTCGGCGGAGAAATTCAAGGGAAATTGGCGCCGCGAAACGAACAAGAAATGGAACGCGCGCGTACAATGGGTTTGGAAGATGTGACGCAAGTATTGCGAATGGATGATCTCGTCAAAGGCGACGATGCTATTTTCGCCGCAAGCGGCGTCACGGACGGCGAATTGTTGCAAGGCGTTCGTTTCAAAGGGTCGACGGGAACAACGCAATCGCTCGTCATGCGCGCGAAATCGGGAACGGTCCGTTTTATTAACGGGAAACATAGTTTACAGAAGAAACCGGATTTGGTGATTAAACCGAATTGATGTGTAAATGAACGTCTTTTCGGGTAATCATGATAAAACCAACGCATTTTAATCGTCCTCCCATATGATTTCAACCCCATCCTAATACTTTCGGTTATTCAATTTGCACGATTATATTAATAAAAGTGTGGTGTCTATATGACAGTCAGTTTATCGGCGCTCGAAAATATGAAACTTCGGGATTTATACGAGCTTGCCCGCGAATACAAAGTGTCTTATTACAGCAAACTCACGAAACGTGAGTTGATGTTTTCGATCTTGAAGGCGCAAGCGGAAAAAGACGGTTTTTCTTTCATGGAAGGGGTTCTTGAAATCATACAGTCGGAGGGGTTCGGTTTTTTGCGGCCGATTAATTACTCTCCCAGTTCAGAAGACATTTACATTTCTGCTTCGCAAATTCGGAGATTCGATTTGCGAAACGGGGATAAAGTTTCCGGTAAGGTCCGTCCGCCGAAAGAAAACGAACGGTATTACGGGTTATTGCACGTGGAAGCGGTGAACGGGGAAGACCCGGACACGGCGAAAGAAAGAGTTCATTTCCCGGCGCTCACTCCGTTGTATCCGGAAAAGAAAATGAAAATGGAAGTCGACGGCAGACGGTTGTCGACGCGAATCATCGATTTGATTTCTCCCGTCGGATTTGGTCAACGCGGTTTGATTGTTTCCCCTCCAAAAGCAGGAAAGACGATGCTGCTTAAGGATGTCGCCAACAGTGTCTCCAACAACCATCCCGAAGCTGAATTGATCGTACTTTTGATCGACGAACGTCCTGAGGAAGTAACCGACATCGAACGTTCGGTGAAAGGCGAAGTCGTTAGTTCAACGTTTGACGAAGTCCCGGAAAATCATATAAAAGTGGCCGAACTCGTGCTTGAGCGGGCGATGCGCCTTGTTGAGCACAAGAAAGACGTCGTCATTCTCATGGACAGCATCACGCGGTTAGCGCGGGCTTACAATCTTGTTGTTCCGCCGAGCGGACGGACGTTGTCGGGGGGCATCGATCCGGCCTCTTTCCATCGCCCGAAACGTTTCTTCGGAGCGGCGAGAAACATCGAAGAAGGCGGCAGCTTGACGATTTTGGCAACGGCGCTTGTGGATACCGGCTCACGTATGGACGATGTGATTTATGAGGAGTTTAAAGGCACGGGGAACATGGAACTTCACCTTGACCGCAGCCTGGCGGAACGCCGGATTTTCCCTGCCATCGACATTCGCCGTTCCGGCACGAGAAAAGAAGAAATGCTTATGGATAAAGAACATCTCGATACGTTATGGGCGATTCGAAAAACGATGGACGACTCGCCGGAATTTGTGTCGCATTTCTTAAAGAGGCTTAAGACCACGAAATCCAACGAAGAGTTTTTCCAAATGTTCTCGAAAGACAAAGCCGGGAAAACGCGAACCGGAAGGTCGAAGATTGGCTGACAAATGTCTAACCGGCTTGAAATCCCGTAACCTCCCTGCTATAATGTACGTTGGCATGCAAAAATACTCTGGTTTGAAATACAATCAGGGCAAAGGAGTTGAACGTGATGAAAGTCGGTATTCATCCGGAATATCATAAAGCGAAAGTGAAATGTGCTTGCGGAAACGAATTCGAAACGGGTTCGGTGAAACAAGACTTGCGCGTGGAAATTTGTTCCGAGTGTCATCCTTTTTACACGGGTAAACAACGGTTCGCAGATTCTGGCGGACGCGTCGATCGCTTTAAGAAAAAATACAATCTTAAATAAAAGAAATGCGGGACGGGCAGAGGTCACCCTCTGCCTGTTTTTCGTTGCTTGATCTGAAAGGATGCAGCGTCGTGCAGCCGGCACAGCCGGTTTCATGCAGACGTTTTCTTTACATAAACCAATCGGGGGTATGGCGGATGCACGAACACGATCATGGCGGTCGGCTTGAGGTCATCTGCGGCAGCATGTTTTCCGGGAAATCGGAAGAATTGATCCGGAGGGTGCGGCGCGCGCAATACGGCAAGTTGAAGACGCAAGTGTTCAAGCCGGTGATCGACAACCGATACAGCGAAGCCGAGGTGGTTTCACATAACGGGATTGCCGTTGAGGCGATCCCGGTGAAACGGGCGAAAGACGTACTGACAAGCTTATCGACGGGTGTGAAGGTCGTTGCGGTCGATGAAATTCAGTTTTTCGATTCCACGATCGTGCCGGTCGTTCAGACGCTGGCGAACGACGGCATTCGCGTCATTGCCGCTGGACTGGACCAAGATTTTCGCGGTCAACCGTTCGGGGAAATGCCGGTGCTCCTGTCATTGGCTGAAAGCGTCACCAAATTGCAGGCGGTGTGCGTGAAATGCGGTGCATCTGCAAGCCGAACGCAAAGGCTGATTGATGGAAAACCGGCCGCTTACGACGATCCGACGATTTTGGTTGGCGCATCGGAGGCGTACGAAGCCCGTTGCCGCGGATGCCATCAAGTGCCGGGAGCTCCTTCCGGACGGTCGGAAGCGGCGGTATCGGTCGAACCGGCCCAGTTGTAAGGTCTTTGCCTTTGGGTGTGTACCGCATTGCCAACGCTATGCGTTTTCTCTATACTGAGGATGAGGTGACACAAAGTGATTGAACGATTAGATTCGATCGAACAGCGATATCGGCAATTGAACGATTGGCTGACGGATCCTGAAGTGATCAACGATCCGGAGAAACTTCGAAAATATTCGAAGGAACAAAGCGATTTAAGCGAAACGGTCCAACAGTACCGCGAGTATAAAGAAGTGAAACAGCAGCTGGGCGAGGCAAAAGCGATGCTCGAGGACGACGCCCTGGATGAAGAGATGGAAGAAATGGTGCGGGCGGAAATCGACGAATTGAGTGAACGCCTTGAGGGGCTTGAGGAAGAATTGAAGCGGCTGCTCATTCCGAAAGATCCGAACGACGACAAAAACGTCATCGTCGAAATTCGCGGAGCGGCCGGGGGAGACGAAGCGGCGTTGTTTGCTGCGGATTTATTCAAGATGTACAGCCGTTATGCGGAAGCCAATGGGTGGAAAACGGAAGTCATCGAGGCAAATGCGACGGAACTCGGCGGCTACAAGGAAATCGTCTTCATGGTCAACGGGAAAGGTGCGTTTTCGCGACTGAAATTCGAAAACGGTGCGCATCGCGTACAGCGCGTGCCTTCGACTGAGTCCGGCGGGCGGATTCATACGTCGACGTCGACGGTCGCGGTGTTGCCGGAGGCTGAAGAAGTCGAAGTGGATATCCAGGAGAAGGACATTCGCGTCGATACATTTGCGTCGAGCGGTCCCGGCGGGCAGAGCGTGAACACGACGATGTCGGCCGTCCGCCTGACACACGAGCCGACGGGAATCGTCGTATCATGCCAAGACGAGAAATCGCAGATCAAGAACAAAGAAAAGGCGATGAAAGTGCTGCGCGCGCGGATTTACGACAAATACCAGAAGGAAGCGGAAGCTGAATATGCGCAGACCCGTAAGTCGGCGGTCGGAACCGGGGACCGTTCCGAGCGGATCCGGACGTACAATTTTCCGCAAAGCCGTGTGACCGATCATCGCATTGGGTTGACGCTGCAAAAGCTCGACCAAATTTTGATGGGCAAACTCGATGAAATTATTGATCCGCTCATCTTGCAGTATCAAACGGAGCAAATGGAGAACAACCATGAAAGTGCATGAGGCCCTGCGAAGGGCTTCTTCCTTTTTGGCGGAAAGCGGCCGTGAAGCACGGGCGGCGGAGATTTTGTTAGGTCACGCTCTCGGCGCGAGCCGCACGCAACTGTTCATGCAAATGCAAGAGGAGATGCCGGAGGCGGCGGCAGCCGTATTTGGCGACTTGATCCGGGCGCACGCGGGAGGCATTCCCGTGCAGCATTTGACCGGGACGGAGCCGTTTTTCGGGCGTACGTTTCACGTGAGCCGTGACGTTTTGATCCCGCGGCCGGAGACGGAAGAACTTGTAGCGCACGTACTGGAGACCATT is drawn from Bacillales bacterium and contains these coding sequences:
- the rpoE gene encoding DNA-directed RNA polymerase subunit delta, with translation MGLNVSKEMKKELSMVDLAFEILKAEKQPLPFQELADQIKKAKAFSKEDAAEHIARFYTNMNVDGRFKFIGENHWGLKQWYPFDQNKDDIEIPKPKRKRKKKKEPKVLEDEDYDDDNDVGADDDYEDEIEDYEDFDEDLYDDEEDETYQDDEEEND
- a CDS encoding CTP synthase, translated to MSTKYIFVTGGVVSSLGKGITAASLGRLLKNRGLKVTIQKFDPYINVDPGTMSPYQHGEVFVTDDGAETDLDLGHYERFIDINLSQYSNVTTGKIYSAVIRKERRGDYLGGTVQVIPHVTNEIKERVFRAGKETNSDVVITEIGGTVGDIESLPFLEAIRQIKSDIGVDNVMYIHCTLVPYLKAAGEMKTKPTQHSVKELRSIGIQPNVIVARTEMPISEDMKNKIALFCDIDPAAVIEARDADTLYEVPLHLQAQHLDDIVCRHLKLNNGEADMAEWKALVNKVMNLSGRKTIAIVGKYVALQDAYISIVEALRHAGYAFDTEIDIKWIASEDIHSDNAGEWLGDVDGILVPYGFGDRGTDGKIEAIHYARVNNIPFFGICLGMQLASVEFARNVLNWKEAHSAEICPETPFPIIDLLPEQKEIEDLGGTLRLGLYPCKLKEGSKAWQAYNEPVIYERHRHRYEFNNEFRDRMENAGFVISGTSPDGRLVEIVELENHPWFVASQFHPEFVSRPTRPHPLFRDFIQAAIGGGNV
- a CDS encoding response regulator codes for the protein MGNESWKNRKILIVDDQYGIRVLLKEILQTEGFRTFQASNGIQALSMVERHHPDLILLDMKIPNMDGLEILKRVNEQDFQTKVIIMTAYGELDMIEEAMRRGALTYFSKPFDIEEVLNLIKKELA
- the fba gene encoding class II fructose-1,6-bisphosphate aldolase; protein product: MPLVSMKKMLEDAKAGGYAVGQFNLNNLEFTQAILQAAEAEQSPVICGVSEGAARYMGGFKTVVDMVKALMEEYGITVPAAIHLDHGSSFEKCIQAIKAGFTSVMIDGSAYPLDENIAVTKQVVAAAHAVGVSVEAELGRVGGQEDDVIVPEEVYAVPEECRQLVEATGVDCLAPALGSVHGPYKGEPNLGFKEMEEVQNITKLPLVLHGGTGIPTADIQRAISLGTAKINVNTESQISSAKRVREVLAENPDLYDPRKYMGPAREAIKETVINKMREFGSSGKA
- the fsa gene encoding fructose-6-phosphate aldolase, with product MNFFIDTANLDEIREANALGILAGVTTNPSLVAKEGADFHERLREITSIVSGSVSAEVVSEKAEDMVEEGKELAAIAPNITVKVPMTLEGLKAVKAFSDLDIDTNVTLIFSANQALLAARAGATYVSPFLGRLDDIGHDGLALISQIAEIFDLHEIPTNIIAASIRHPVHVTEAAARGAHIATTPFKVIQQLVKHPLTDQGIDKFLADWEKHQGK
- a CDS encoding UDP-N-acetylglucosamine 1-carboxyvinyltransferase; its protein translation is MEKLLIEGGHPLNGTVQISGAKNSAVALIPAAILAHSPVTIDYLPDISDVRILSQLLEEIGGEVRYEDQTLTVNPEQMISMPLPNGRVKKLRASYYLMGAMLGRFKKAVIGLPGGCNIGPRPIDQHIKGFEALGAKVTNEQGAIYLRAEELTGARIYLDVVSVGATINIMLAAVKAKGRTVIENAAKEPEIIDVATLLSSMGARIKGAGTDVIRIDGVEELHGCRHSIIPDRIEAGTFMIAAAAMGDEVLIDNVIPQHVESLTAKLREMGVNIEFGDDQIMIRRNDDLKHIDIKTLVYPGFPTDLQQPLTSLLTRAKGTSLVTETIYTSRFKHIDELRRMGADLKVEGNSAIINGPLRLQGAKVKATDLRAGASLVVAGLMAEGVTEISGLEYIDRGYSGLVEKLSGLGANIWREDKESEEEEQLSTT
- the glpX gene encoding class II fructose-bisphosphatase, producing the protein MERSLSMELVRVTEAAALASARWMGLGQKEAADDAATTAMRNVFDTIPMKGTVVIGEGERDEAPMLYIGEKLGTGYGPRVDVAVDPVEGTDIVADGTWNALTVIAIADHGCLLHAPDMYMQKIAVGPEAIGKIDIDAPILDNLKAVAKAKGKDIEDLVVTVLNRPRHQEIIREIREAGARIKLIPAGDVAAAMNTAFENTGVDLLLGTGGAPEGVLAAVALKCLGGEIQGKLAPRNEQEMERARTMGLEDVTQVLRMDDLVKGDDAIFAASGVTDGELLQGVRFKGSTGTTQSLVMRAKSGTVRFINGKHSLQKKPDLVIKPN
- the rho gene encoding transcription termination factor Rho yields the protein MTVSLSALENMKLRDLYELAREYKVSYYSKLTKRELMFSILKAQAEKDGFSFMEGVLEIIQSEGFGFLRPINYSPSSEDIYISASQIRRFDLRNGDKVSGKVRPPKENERYYGLLHVEAVNGEDPDTAKERVHFPALTPLYPEKKMKMEVDGRRLSTRIIDLISPVGFGQRGLIVSPPKAGKTMLLKDVANSVSNNHPEAELIVLLIDERPEEVTDIERSVKGEVVSSTFDEVPENHIKVAELVLERAMRLVEHKKDVVILMDSITRLARAYNLVVPPSGRTLSGGIDPASFHRPKRFFGAARNIEEGGSLTILATALVDTGSRMDDVIYEEFKGTGNMELHLDRSLAERRIFPAIDIRRSGTRKEEMLMDKEHLDTLWAIRKTMDDSPEFVSHFLKRLKTTKSNEEFFQMFSKDKAGKTRTGRSKIG
- the rpmE gene encoding 50S ribosomal protein L31; the protein is MKVGIHPEYHKAKVKCACGNEFETGSVKQDLRVEICSECHPFYTGKQRFADSGGRVDRFKKKYNLK
- a CDS encoding thymidine kinase → MHEHDHGGRLEVICGSMFSGKSEELIRRVRRAQYGKLKTQVFKPVIDNRYSEAEVVSHNGIAVEAIPVKRAKDVLTSLSTGVKVVAVDEIQFFDSTIVPVVQTLANDGIRVIAAGLDQDFRGQPFGEMPVLLSLAESVTKLQAVCVKCGASASRTQRLIDGKPAAYDDPTILVGASEAYEARCRGCHQVPGAPSGRSEAAVSVEPAQL
- the prfA gene encoding peptide chain release factor 1; its protein translation is MIERLDSIEQRYRQLNDWLTDPEVINDPEKLRKYSKEQSDLSETVQQYREYKEVKQQLGEAKAMLEDDALDEEMEEMVRAEIDELSERLEGLEEELKRLLIPKDPNDDKNVIVEIRGAAGGDEAALFAADLFKMYSRYAEANGWKTEVIEANATELGGYKEIVFMVNGKGAFSRLKFENGAHRVQRVPSTESGGRIHTSTSTVAVLPEAEEVEVDIQEKDIRVDTFASSGPGGQSVNTTMSAVRLTHEPTGIVVSCQDEKSQIKNKEKAMKVLRARIYDKYQKEAEAEYAQTRKSAVGTGDRSERIRTYNFPQSRVTDHRIGLTLQKLDQILMGKLDEIIDPLILQYQTEQMENNHESA